The following proteins are co-located in the Brassica napus cultivar Da-Ae unplaced genomic scaffold, Da-Ae ScsIHWf_2697;HRSCAF=3456, whole genome shotgun sequence genome:
- the LOC106422527 gene encoding LOW QUALITY PROTEIN: probable BOI-related E3 ubiquitin-protein ligase 2 (The sequence of the model RefSeq protein was modified relative to this genomic sequence to represent the inferred CDS: deleted 1 base in 1 codon; substituted 1 base at 1 genomic stop codon), which produces MALPRHLDRHLQDSKNFRDFCGQISPELGFNSSTSLHDQSQHPPFHVAGFAPVVQFDGVEWNSFGRKRVKEMDFLENNSQISSIDFWQGRSVSTGLGLSLDSPPIGSALLPLVGDDVERELQRQDAEIDRFSRFRMYDLFYLXPGDQLRHAVLDKIQRSQYKTVALMEERVVQKLREKDEELEMVNRTNKELEVRIEQLAMEAEAWQQRAKYNENMVAALNYNLERAHGRPRDSIEGCGDSEVDDTASCFNRRNGKMMCRFCGVREVCMLLLPCKHMCLCRECERNLSSCPLCQSSKFLGMEVYM; this is translated from the exons ATGGCTCTTCCTCGCCATTTAGATCGTCACCTACAAGACTCCAAGAATTTCAG aGACTTTTGCGGCCAGATTTCTCCTGAATTAGGATTCAACAGCTCCACGAGTCTCCATGATCAATCTCAGCATCCTCCCT TCCACGTTGCTGGTTTTGCACCGGTTGTGCAATTCGACGGTGTCGAGTGGAACAGCTTTGGTCGGAAGAGAGTAAAGGAAATGGACTTCCTCGAGAACAATTCTCAGATATCTTCAATTGATTTTTGGCAAGGCCGGTCTGTCTCAACCGGGTTGGGTCTCTCACTCGATAGTCCTCCTATCGGCTCTGCTTTGTTGCCCCTCGTCGGAGACGATGTTGAGCGAGAGTTACAGAGGCAAGATGCAGAAATCGATCGATTCTCAAGATTCAG GATGTATGATTTGTTTTATCTTTAACCGGGAGACCAACTACGCCATGCGGTCCTCGACAAGATCCAGAGGAGTCAATACAAAACCGTGGCCCTCATGGAGGAAAGAGTTGTCCAGAAGCTCCGTGAGAAAGACGAGGAACTCGAGATGGTAAACCGAACGAACAAGGAACTCGAGGTGCGGATTGAACAACTGGCAATGGAAGCTGAGGCATGGCAACAACGTGCAAAGTACAACGAGAACATGGTCGCTGCTCTCAACTACAATCTGGAGCGAGCTCACGGTCGACCAAGAGATAGCATTGAAGGATGTGGAGACAGCGAAGTGGATGACACGGCTTCTTGCTTCAACCGTAGAAACGGTAAGATGATGTGCAGGTTTTGTGGAGTGAGGGAGGTGTGTATGTTGTTGTTGCCATGTAAGCATATGTGTTTGTGTAGG GAGTGTGAGAGGAACCTGAGCTCTTGTCCTCTGTGTCAATCTTCCAAGTTTCTGGGGATGGAAGTATACATGTGA
- the LOC106422563 gene encoding uncharacterized protein LOC106422563: MEPPRPVSVLTPPVSPLHPSPCSSREALRYSVAGSDEQTDSVILLLDPSPFVVLSFLSRVNLFSVRSLKSNPRSMVTEDFVRSLKSSLRSMVKEGFPFHTSPAKNILIEWYVSNPALRALISLQDLLGTAKILVEERIVAILVSLQYSTNQNFEDRLLLVNVLVVTGLDKVQLSLRQNKSVFTAKPCVRYLLLLHTFTSLPQLLRFINFYVSWPTTTLSHTGRGEMALTSIPCSLVSTPYMESEKIFVPIVSAPFSLNNMLFQTYEIHLVFLESIVGRSPDAPFLRLQCMVIDCLRKAMPVIISTEPKTVTMSLLKEYSRTGVYGSTLLDQATLMEYYYLLSDQACKRASTSHNCLKYASWSRGLLPYAPLILNLLSSKSWLFSVAVCNCSQNLRGYFNVDHSDYNLFSPRTVSWIQVKCLYGSFYSLNTSIVFFVVVSFCFRLPIEFSSGCNRLSSFNI; encoded by the coding sequence ATGGAGCCCCCTCGCCCCGTCTCTGTTCTTACACCACCTGTTTCTCCGCTCCACCCCTCACCGTGTTCTTCTCGTGAAGCTCTGCGTTACTCAGTCGCCGGCTCCGACGAACAAACTGATTCTGTCATACTCCTGCTCGATCCTTCTCCTTTTGTAGTACTGAGTTTTCTCTCTCGAGTGAACTTGTTCTCAGTGAGGTCTTTGAAGAGTAATCCCAGATCTATGGTCACAGAAGACTTTGTGAGGTCTTTGAAGAGTAGTCTCAGATCTATGGTCAAAGAAGGCTTTCCCTTCCACACCAGTCCGGCGAAGAACATCCTAATTGAATGGTACGTGTCAAACCCAGCCTTAAGGGCTCTGATTTCTCTGCAAGATTTGTTAGGGACTGCGAAGATCTTGGTTGAGGAAAGAATCGTCGCCATACTAGTCTCTCTCCAGTACAGCACAAACCAAAACTTTGAGGACAGGCTGTTGTTAGTGAATGTATTGGTGGTGACTGGTTTAGACAAGGTTCAGCTCTCACTCCGACAAAATAAATCTGTATTCACTGCCAAACCGTGTGTTCGGTATCTGCTACTCCTCCATACTTTCACCTCATTGCCCCAGCTTCTACGGTTCATCAACTTCTATGTGTCCTGGCCTACAACAACGTTGAGCCACACCGGACGTGGAGAGATGGCTTTGACATCCATACCGTGCTCGTTAGTGTCAACTCCATATATGGAGTCAGAGAAGATATTTGTCCCAATCGTCTCAGCGCCCTTCTCACTGAACAACATGCTCTTCCAAACTTATGAGATTCACCTAGTCTTTTTGGAGAGCATTGTCGGACGATCACCGGATGCTCCATTCTTGCGCCTACAATGTATGGTCATTGATTGTTTAAGGAAAGCAATGCCAGTCATCATTTCCACTGAGCCCAAAACTGTCACGATGAGTCTCCTAAAAGAGTACTCTAGAACCGGAGTTTATGGCTCAACGCTCCTTGACCAAGCCACCTTAATGGAGTATTATTACCTTCTCTCCGATCAAGCCTGCAAGCGAGCCTCAACATCTCATAACTGTCTCAAGTATGCATCTTGGTCTCGAGGTCTCCTACCTTATGCTCCTTTGATCTTGAATTTGCTTTCAAGCAAGAGCTGGTTATTTTCAGTGGCGGTATGCAACTGCTCCCAAAACCTTCGTGGGTATTTCAACGTCGATCATTCCGACTATAATTTGTTCTCTCCAAGAACAGTTTCATGGATTCAAGTGAAGTGTCTCTACGGGTCATTTTACTCCTTGAACACATCTATCGTTTTCTTTGTTGTAGTTTCCTTCTGTTTTCGTCTTCCCATTGAGTTTTCCTCCGGATGTAATCGTCTTAGCTCGTTTAACATTTAG